One segment of Panicum virgatum strain AP13 chromosome 3K, P.virgatum_v5, whole genome shotgun sequence DNA contains the following:
- the LOC120697020 gene encoding uncharacterized protein LOC120697020, producing the protein MGDSRGSIAFFGTYRPPVELDIFSLPADPAAKASDEWPLTDGVSYNHNGREIPAAALKELVSFLVRKGDPKAGDAAKGLIFVSERDNGLETLHVALHGSSGDESPPRVLRLADIYGADTFGGVRLEDSGCFAGGFQAGGRAVGHSLIYVSTKEPVKARRTPWTVVYKTNLADGKTERLTPPGQYDLSPAVSPSGKMVAVANFQFHRWNGEIEHLKTDIAVMNVDRQAQGGLRRKVIIRNGGWPTWGSDNIIFFHRADTKPGTIQTSWAVFRYDIAAGREERVTPVGTDAMTPAAISETRVAVATIRLKSLQNVMTAPRVEAQYRHIEIFDTAALDRPVQITLSARGKADHYNPFVLDGGRRIGYHRCRTDKLIAQDDGTTVAQKNFEKVQAPASHKDVGLVRVAGVFPSFSKDGSKLAFVDNEFKAVWLADKDGLRVIHTLSGQNKVFSTAWNQNPDKDTLYICVGPAFTRPSEVNIAAIVRDKGTGKWRPPQRLTKGKFNNAFPSSSPDGSKIVFKSTRDRLPGGDRMQTNLFVMEDAEVGEWGEGTVTQLTDGEWVDTHCSWSPSGDWVVFASSQDKDPKAPARDLLDAGFFSVYLVNAAERGPGRVPPPVRVVHSSDTFRGHVNHPVFSPDMRSLVFTSDLAAVSVEPISMPIFIHSVRPYGDIFSVDLRDKDDIAKNKDIKEFHRLTHSRYEYSTPAWTEFAAVDPNEQWNMLKVISYDRYQPQCPYLHGKDGGEGWQLTGHLTILNGSGEKPGTLKRCC; encoded by the coding sequence ATGGGTGACAGCCGCGGCAGCATCGCCTTCTTCGGCACCTACCGGCCGCCGGTGGAGCTCGACATCTTCTCGCTCCCTGCCGATCCGGCGGCCAAGGCGTCAGACGAGTGGCCCCTCACCGACGGCGTGTCGTACAACCACAACGGCCGGGaaatcccggcggcggcgctcaaggAGCTCGTCTCGTTCCTGGTGCGCAAGGGCGACCCCAAGGCGGGCGACGCGGCCAAGGGCCTCATCTTCGTCTCCGAGAGGGACAACGGGCTCGAGACGCTGCACGTGGCCCTGCACGGCTCCAGCGGCGACGAGTCGCCGCCCAGGGTGCTGCGCCTCGCCGACATCTACGGCGCCGACACCTTCGGCGGCGTGCGCCTGGAGGACAGCGGCTGCTTCGCCGGCGGATTccaggccggcggccgcgccgtcgGCCACTCGCTCATCTACGTCTCCACCAAGGAGCCGGTGAAGGCGCGCCGCACCCCGTGGACGGTCGTGTACAAGACCAACCTCGCCGACGGCAAGACCGAGCGCCTCACCCCACCGGGCCAGTACGACCTAAGCCCGGCCGTGTCGCCGTCGGGGAAGATGGTGGCGGTGGCCAACTTCCAGTTCCACCGGTGGAACGGCGAGATCGAGCACCTCAAGACCGATATCGCCGTCATGAACGTGGACCGGCAGGCGCAGGGCGGCCTCCGGCGCAAGGTGATCATCAGGAACGGCGGCTGGCCCACATGGGGCAGCGACAACATCATCTTCTTCCACCGCGCCGACACCAAGCCTGGCACAATCCAGACCTCCTGGGCCGTGTTCCGGTACGACATCGCCGCCGGCAGGGAGGAACGGGTGACGCCGGTCGGCACGGACGCCATGACGCCGGCGGCCATCAGCGAGACCAGGGTGGCCGTGGCGACCATCCGCTTGAAGTCCCTGCAGAACGTCATGACCGCGCCCCGGGTGGAGGCGCAGTACCGCCACATCGAGATCTTCGACACCGCCGCGCTGGACCGGCCGGTGCAGATCACCCTGAGCGCGAGGGGGAAGGCCGACCACTACAACCCCTTCGTCCtcgacggcggccgccgcaTCGGCTACCACCGCTGCCGGACCGACAAGCTGATCGCCCAGGATGATGGAACCACCGTCGCCCAGAAGAACTTCGAGAAGGTGCAGGCCCCGGCGTCGCACAAGGACGTCGGGCTGGTCAGGGTGGCCGGCGTGTTCCCGAGCTTCTCCAAGGACGGCTCCAAGCTGGCCTTCGTGGACAACGAGTTCAAGGCGGTGTGGCTCGCTGACAAGGACGGCCTGCGCGTGATCCACACGCTCTCCGGACAGAACAAGGTGTTCTCGACGGCGTGGAACCAGAACCCCGACAAGGACACCCTGTACATCTGCGTCGGGCCGGCCTTCACGCGCCCCAGCGAGGTGAACATCGCCGCCATCGTCAGGGACAAGGGCACCGGCAAGTGGAGGCCGCCGCAGCGGCTCACCAAGGGCAAGTTCAACAACGCGTTCCCGTCGAGCAGCCCCGACGGGAGCAAGATCGTGTTCAAGTCGACGCGCGACAGGCTGCCCGGCGGCGACAGGATGCAGACGAACCTGTTCGTCATGGAGGACGCCGAGGTCGGGGAGTGGGGCGAGGGCACGGTGACGCAGCTCACCGACGGGGAATGGGTGGACACCCACTGCAGCTGGTCGCCCAGCGGCGACTGGGTCGTCTTCGCCTCCTCCCAGGACAAGGACCCCAAGgcgccggccagggacctcctGGACGCCGGCTTCTTCAGCGTCTACCTGGTGAACGCCGCGGAGCGCGGCCCCGGCagggtgccgccgccggtgcgcgtCGTCCACAGCTCCGACACCTTCCGCGGCCACGTGAACCATCCCGTGTTCAGCCCGGACATGAGGAGCCTCGTCTTCACgtccgacctcgccgccgtgtCCGTGGAGCCCATCTCCATGCCCATCTTCATCCACTCCGTCAGGCCCTACGGCGACATCTTCTCCGTCGACCTCCGCGACAAGGACGACATCGCCAAGAACAAGGACATCAAGGAGTTCCACCGCCTCACGCACAGCCGCTACGAGTACTCCACGCCGGCGTGGACCGAGTTCGCCGCCGTCGACCCCAACGAGCAGTGGAACATGCTCAAGGTCATCAGCTACGACCGCTACCAGCCGCAGTGCCCCTACCTGCACggcaaggacggcggcgaggggtggcAGCTCACCGGCCACCTCACCATCCTCAACGGCTCAGGGGAGAAGCCCGGCACTTTGAAGAGGTGCTGCTAA